The Argopecten irradians isolate NY chromosome 4, Ai_NY, whole genome shotgun sequence genome has a window encoding:
- the LOC138321941 gene encoding uncharacterized protein, whose translation MIPHAARFFIVFLCVTMERVTGSYNKSPCEILNCANNGVCMEVMSGNGNDSVTSCKCNERYTGSRCQYAVILKRHSMASNSAKLEILQKQSNNSNQDFVHTMEKESKFTIIYWTNFSSSACTMASGVHLGLVTIENLEPDMGYTFCAVSGLAEFCHHYNIDDGMPINCVFITTSGPTAEYDSPVYIAPLVLSILFVIGLCILLAVIIKRRYIECLYKYNPCLNSKTKNDTTVLYMGTGSKRNSKHLMPLPERPPPDIVLHPPSSPGRPPHKLSQSTRGYTSTFSAHNESAIPLTTVIEYDPSDDTSAAIGRTYSDDNSCSAETRLIFHQIDTER comes from the exons ATGATTCCACACGCTGCTCGTTTCTTCATCGTGTTTTTGTGTGTGACCATGGAAAGAGTTACTGGGAGTTATA acAAATCGCCATGTGAAATCTTGAATTGTGCAAATAATGGTGTGTGCATGGAGGTCATGTCGGGAAACGGAAATGACTCCGTGACGTCGTGCAAGTGTAATGAGCGCTACACCGGAAGTAGATGTCAGTACGCCGTCATATTAAAACGTCATTCAATGGCGTCAAATTCCGCCAAACtggaaatattacaaaaacaatcaaataacaGTAATCAAGACTTTGTTCACACAATGGAAAAGGAATCGAAGTTCACAATAATATACTGGACAAACTTCTCATCATCTGCTTGTACAATGGCGTCAGGTGTTCATCTCGGTCTCGTGACAATAGAGAATCTCGAACCAGACATGGGATACACATTTTGTGCTGTTTCCGGTCTGGCAGAATTTTGTCATCATTACAATATCGATGATGGAATGCCAATCAACTGTGTGTTCATTACAACTTCCGGTCCTACCGCGGAGTACGATAGCCCTGTATATATAGCCCCACTGGTGTTGTCTATACTGTTTGTGATCGGGTTGTGTATACTGCTGGCAGTGATAATCAAACGGAGATATATAGAATGTTTATATAAGTACAACCCATGTCTCaattcaaagacaaaaaatgaCACCACAGTCCTTTATATGGGAACAGGAAGTAAAAGAAACTCTAAGCATTTGATGCCTTTGCCGGAGCGTCCCCCTCCAGACATTGTATTGCATCCTCCCTCCAGCCCAGGTCGGCCGCCGCACAAACTTTCCCAGTCGACGCGTGGCTACACGTCCACGTTTTCGGCCCACAATGAGTCGGCCATCCCACTGACCACAGTAATCGAGTATGACCCTTCGGACGACACCTCCGCCGCCATCGGGCGTACTTATAGTGACGACAATTCTTGTTCTGCAGAAACACGCttaatttttcatcaaataGATACTGAAAGATAA